In Thermospira aquatica, the following proteins share a genomic window:
- the fabD gene encoding ACP S-malonyltransferase, with protein sequence MLAFVFPGQGSQKVGMGKDLIEKFGFAREMYAKADEVLGFSLSRLSFEGPEEELTRTENAQVAILTYSVIAYQALIQKGVRPDVVAGHSLGEFSALVAAGMLSFEDALKLVRRRGELMASADPEKRGGMAAVLGLSADIVEAVCAEVSKEFYVEPVNYNAPDQVVISGLKEGIAKAEPLLKEKGAKRVIVLNVSGAFHSKLMADPAEEFKKVLEATPFSSPSCRIISNVTAREEDEKNIREMLYRQIQSPVRWVESVKYMESLGVTEVVEVGLGSVLAGLVKKISPNLAVKSWEQFFVS encoded by the coding sequence ATGCTGGCTTTTGTTTTCCCTGGCCAGGGTTCTCAAAAGGTCGGAATGGGTAAAGATCTCATTGAGAAGTTTGGCTTTGCGCGGGAAATGTATGCGAAAGCAGATGAGGTTTTGGGTTTTTCTCTTTCCAGGCTTTCTTTTGAGGGACCTGAAGAGGAATTGACACGGACAGAAAATGCTCAGGTGGCAATTCTCACCTATAGTGTTATCGCCTATCAAGCGCTCATCCAAAAGGGTGTACGCCCTGATGTTGTGGCTGGCCATTCTCTCGGAGAGTTTTCTGCGCTGGTGGCTGCTGGGATGCTTTCCTTTGAGGATGCTCTCAAGCTGGTTCGTCGACGTGGGGAACTCATGGCGAGTGCAGATCCTGAAAAAAGGGGAGGGATGGCGGCAGTTTTAGGACTTTCCGCAGATATTGTTGAGGCTGTGTGTGCTGAGGTTTCAAAAGAGTTCTATGTCGAGCCTGTGAATTATAATGCCCCTGATCAGGTGGTCATCTCCGGGCTTAAAGAGGGTATTGCCAAGGCAGAACCCCTTCTTAAAGAGAAAGGAGCCAAACGGGTAATTGTACTCAATGTGAGTGGGGCTTTTCATTCCAAACTGATGGCTGATCCTGCCGAAGAGTTTAAAAAGGTTTTGGAAGCAACTCCGTTTTCTTCTCCGTCATGTCGGATAATTTCAAACGTGACTGCCAGAGAAGAGGATGAAAAAAACATCCGGGAGATGCTTTATCGCCAGATCCAGAGTCCGGTTCGATGGGTAGAGAGCGTGAAGTATATGGAGAGTCTGGGAGTAACCGAGGTAGTGGAGGTTGGTCTGGGAAGTGTTCTTGCGGGTCTTGTCAAAAAAATCTCTCCAAATCTTGCTGTGAAAAGCTGGGAACAATTTTTTGTATCATAA
- the flgK gene encoding flagellar hook-associated protein FlgK, with protein MFSTFHGIEVGKKGLMANNAAIQTIGHNLANIETEGYSRQRVHLKTFIPIYEPSANRVETPGQIGTGVVVEDIQRIRDQMIDDRIYFEKAGMGNAEMREQFLHQIEMILNEPDRPNIRTVMDDFWESVQKLAANPTERAAREELIQRTNTLTDTFRHTHTSLHDLRVRANALIEQRINEVNQIGAEIASLNVQIVKSEAMGDNPNDLYDRRDLLIEKLSKIMTIKVERNNKHEYLVYIGAENFVQGGLVNPISGVGNTENEGFVDVRWADGRLVNLGNGELSGLLIARDIDIKNAMENINTLAINLMDSVNEVHRDGFGLNLTTNLPFFKELPLSPYANGDYDFNKDGNIDGVAIFRVTGREKLTPETTIGSAGILNFGPNYPNGPDILVTYNPNDTIKDVIDRINKSDAGVVAYLNHKGQLGFRARFPLSNEHPEFVIRHLEDSGNLLIGIAGLLVQSGPEGAFDYQNPGGIVALNVPREQIGFTPKENPAFWMAINEQLVYNPDNIAAAGGIDMDGDGSPDRVTGLGDNRIALAIAELRHKPVMIERQSTFNDYVKSIIGDFGTRSESARISKEKNEAVVTSLTNLREQISGVNVDEELSKLLMFQHGYNASARMVTTVDRMIETILRMGA; from the coding sequence ATGTTTTCCACATTTCACGGTATCGAGGTCGGGAAAAAAGGCCTCATGGCCAACAACGCAGCCATCCAGACTATTGGTCACAACCTCGCAAATATAGAGACAGAAGGTTACAGCCGCCAGCGTGTTCATCTCAAGACCTTTATCCCCATCTATGAACCAAGTGCCAACCGCGTTGAAACCCCTGGCCAGATCGGTACAGGTGTCGTTGTGGAAGACATCCAGCGCATTCGTGACCAGATGATCGACGATCGTATCTACTTTGAAAAAGCAGGGATGGGAAATGCTGAAATGCGAGAGCAATTCCTCCACCAGATCGAGATGATTCTCAACGAACCCGATAGACCAAATATCCGAACAGTGATGGATGACTTCTGGGAAAGTGTACAAAAGCTTGCCGCCAACCCCACAGAACGTGCCGCACGAGAAGAACTGATTCAGCGTACCAATACTCTGACAGATACCTTCCGGCATACACACACCTCTCTTCACGATCTCCGTGTTCGTGCCAATGCTCTTATCGAACAACGCATCAATGAGGTGAACCAGATTGGAGCCGAGATTGCCTCCCTCAACGTCCAGATTGTGAAGTCTGAGGCTATGGGAGATAACCCCAATGATCTTTACGATCGCCGCGACCTGCTCATCGAAAAACTCTCAAAAATCATGACCATCAAGGTTGAACGAAACAACAAGCATGAATACCTTGTCTACATAGGAGCTGAAAACTTTGTCCAGGGAGGTCTGGTCAACCCCATCAGTGGTGTAGGAAACACGGAAAATGAGGGTTTCGTTGATGTTCGTTGGGCCGACGGAAGACTCGTTAACCTTGGAAATGGTGAATTAAGTGGCCTTTTAATCGCCCGTGACATCGATATCAAAAATGCCATGGAAAACATCAACACCCTTGCCATTAACCTCATGGATAGCGTAAACGAAGTCCATAGAGATGGTTTTGGACTGAATCTTACTACAAACCTTCCCTTTTTCAAAGAGCTTCCCCTCTCTCCCTATGCCAATGGCGACTACGACTTTAACAAAGATGGGAATATAGACGGTGTGGCTATCTTTCGCGTCACAGGACGAGAAAAACTCACCCCCGAAACAACCATAGGAAGTGCGGGAATCTTAAACTTTGGTCCCAACTATCCCAATGGTCCGGACATTCTCGTCACCTACAATCCCAACGACACCATCAAAGATGTGATTGACCGCATCAACAAATCCGATGCCGGGGTGGTCGCCTACCTCAATCACAAGGGACAGCTTGGTTTCCGTGCACGCTTTCCACTTTCAAATGAACATCCCGAGTTTGTTATCCGCCATCTCGAAGACTCTGGAAATCTCCTCATCGGCATAGCGGGACTTCTCGTCCAGAGCGGACCCGAAGGAGCCTTTGACTATCAGAATCCCGGTGGCATTGTTGCTCTCAACGTCCCACGAGAACAGATAGGTTTTACCCCCAAGGAAAACCCTGCCTTCTGGATGGCTATTAACGAACAACTTGTCTACAATCCTGACAACATCGCTGCCGCCGGTGGTATCGACATGGATGGCGATGGCAGCCCGGACAGAGTTACTGGTCTTGGTGATAACCGTATCGCATTAGCCATTGCTGAACTCCGCCATAAACCCGTGATGATTGAACGCCAATCCACTTTCAACGACTATGTCAAGTCTATTATTGGAGATTTTGGTACAAGATCAGAATCCGCCCGCATCAGCAAGGAGAAAAACGAAGCAGTGGTAACCAGTTTAACCAATCTCAGGGAACAGATCAGTGGTGTCAATGTCGACGAAGAGCTTTCCAAGCTTCTCATGTTCCAACATGGCTACAATGCCTCTGCCCGTATGGTAACCACGGTGGACAGAATGATAGAAACCATTCTCAGAATGGGAGCATAA
- a CDS encoding SH3 domain-containing protein encodes MRKQYIILLIFLLEIYFLAGSWALTTKPLKTKSGEVYVIEDAPLFEGPLTNSKAIWEVPCFRIVKILSNVGDEWFYVDTYYPIPYEVRKTEKPTEFPTYRGWLRRKNLAGDIDFKRIKQFPSLFMKVSEAEEGYSLRTYSNGLFLYVQTTLRLGKETLSWSKQGYIYQCVLNPSLFLFEGIEAFIFSEEGIEILSPFVCGVEVFTNIPNFPAWARDEIPPLLVDQTKGENINVRENPSTNAPVLAKLNKERKVTILDWAEEVIEIGDKQGTWVYVDTGIVDNNKKPIRGWIFDAYLSYKQPDMSHYFEYYFILDTENVNLRAKPSTNSQVLLRLRKGAKVKVLEWSDKTLTIGDRSGSWVYVDTGIKDKSGNTIKGWIVDIYLDEEE; translated from the coding sequence ATGAGGAAACAGTATATTATTCTATTAATTTTTCTCTTAGAGATATATTTCCTAGCTGGCAGCTGGGCATTGACAACAAAGCCCTTGAAAACGAAAAGCGGCGAGGTTTATGTAATAGAAGATGCTCCTTTATTTGAGGGACCTCTAACAAACTCAAAAGCAATCTGGGAGGTGCCATGTTTTAGAATAGTAAAGATACTTAGTAATGTTGGAGATGAATGGTTTTATGTTGATACCTACTATCCAATTCCTTACGAAGTAAGAAAAACTGAAAAACCCACGGAGTTTCCTACTTACCGGGGATGGTTAAGGCGAAAAAATCTTGCCGGAGATATAGATTTTAAAAGAATTAAACAATTCCCTTCTCTTTTTATGAAGGTCTCCGAAGCAGAAGAAGGATATTCTCTAAGAACATATAGTAATGGGCTTTTTCTTTATGTGCAAACAACTTTGAGATTGGGAAAAGAAACGCTCTCATGGAGTAAACAAGGATATATATACCAATGTGTGTTAAACCCCTCTCTTTTTCTTTTTGAAGGAATAGAAGCCTTTATTTTCTCTGAGGAAGGGATTGAAATACTTTCTCCTTTTGTTTGTGGGGTAGAGGTTTTTACGAATATACCAAATTTTCCTGCCTGGGCAAGAGATGAAATTCCTCCTTTGTTGGTTGACCAAACAAAAGGGGAAAATATAAATGTTCGAGAGAATCCTTCTACGAATGCCCCTGTGCTAGCCAAACTCAACAAAGAAAGAAAAGTAACAATCTTAGACTGGGCGGAAGAAGTGATAGAGATTGGGGATAAGCAAGGAACATGGGTATATGTGGATACAGGTATAGTGGATAATAACAAAAAACCCATAAGGGGATGGATTTTTGATGCTTATTTAAGCTACAAACAGCCCGATATGTCCCATTACTTTGAATATTACTTTATTCTTGACACTGAAAATGTCAACCTCAGAGCAAAACCCTCTACGAACTCTCAGGTTTTACTCAGGCTGAGAAAGGGGGCGAAGGTAAAAGTTCTGGAATGGTCGGATAAAACTCTCACAATTGGCGATAGATCAGGTTCATGGGTCTACGTCGACACAGGGATAAAGGACAAAAGTGGAAACACCATCAAGGGCTGGATAGTGGATATCTATCTGGATGAGGAGGAGTAG
- a CDS encoding flagellar protein FlgN produces the protein MDTVMAKLVEDIMKVLSEEAKLLQKILLLEEKKYQALKDVNLEQLMSINDQEELLLQHIHQEEQKRENLFSELQKKNSFRDFSDLLNQIEDDTIRNELSNIYIQLATLRDRIKMQSEENKHLIQLNSEIIAMTLGLFQKTHGETYHAPQTSTKPPTSGSFLINHVV, from the coding sequence ATGGATACGGTCATGGCAAAACTCGTAGAGGATATCATGAAGGTTTTGTCTGAAGAAGCAAAGCTTCTTCAGAAAATACTTCTCCTGGAAGAAAAAAAGTACCAGGCACTCAAAGACGTGAACCTCGAACAATTGATGAGTATAAATGACCAGGAAGAGCTTCTCCTCCAGCATATCCATCAAGAGGAACAAAAACGAGAAAACCTCTTTAGTGAACTGCAAAAGAAAAATTCTTTTCGGGATTTCTCTGATCTTCTCAACCAGATAGAAGATGACACCATCAGAAATGAACTTTCCAATATATACATTCAACTTGCAACCCTGCGTGACAGGATTAAAATGCAAAGCGAAGAAAACAAACATCTTATTCAACTCAATAGCGAGATTATCGCTATGACCCTGGGACTCTTTCAAAAGACCCATGGTGAGACGTATCACGCTCCCCAGACATCAACAAAACCTCCCACGTCAGGGAGTTTTCTTATAAACCACGTGGTATAG
- a CDS encoding NADase-type glycan-binding domain-containing protein, producing the protein MKQWWIALLYSLAVLMYATDLKLRIEPYASSFLPGDPQPYWVYNLFDGRIDTCWAEGVKGDGSGTNGSWGEEGVGEFVGTDLSLLTNDRGPVSIDMVRIYNGYGKNSNVFEANRKIKRMGIRVYCYKKEGEEVEEKIYYKGKEVKKIDTSVELSPGWNEIYLEKQGLPTQLVSIEFYINSTYPGTRYDDTCISEIEFFYQGQKYEIVNLEEIKKNTIKIFREDILSHIPTDELPHFIWYDPSSRFAGSLKKMGITHDVHIIEFDRRDGGIYVYRKTRNDYSGEDFTIRDPKTGRVKMNRAVANRIGDWKLSEFSELMVKPLGGKQWEKTTDFRHFSGTFLEGIEYDEEDGMDEILEMGHPGH; encoded by the coding sequence ATGAAACAGTGGTGGATAGCATTATTGTATAGTTTAGCTGTGCTCATGTATGCTACAGATTTAAAGCTTAGAATTGAGCCATATGCTTCTTCTTTTTTACCAGGTGATCCCCAACCCTACTGGGTGTATAATCTCTTTGATGGGAGAATTGATACCTGTTGGGCAGAGGGGGTAAAGGGGGACGGAAGTGGAACCAATGGTTCATGGGGGGAAGAGGGGGTAGGAGAATTTGTAGGAACAGATCTTTCCTTACTTACGAATGATAGAGGTCCAGTTTCAATTGATATGGTAAGAATATATAATGGCTATGGAAAAAATTCCAATGTTTTTGAGGCAAACCGAAAGATAAAAAGAATGGGAATTAGAGTTTATTGTTATAAAAAAGAAGGAGAAGAAGTTGAAGAAAAGATATATTACAAGGGAAAAGAAGTTAAAAAGATAGATACGTCGGTGGAGTTATCTCCTGGCTGGAATGAGATATACCTCGAGAAACAGGGCTTACCTACCCAGTTGGTAAGTATCGAATTTTACATTAACTCCACCTACCCCGGGACACGCTACGATGATACCTGCATAAGTGAGATAGAGTTTTTCTACCAGGGACAAAAGTACGAGATAGTGAACTTAGAGGAAATAAAAAAGAATACTATTAAAATTTTTCGAGAAGACATTTTATCCCACATTCCTACCGATGAATTGCCCCATTTTATTTGGTATGATCCCAGCAGTCGGTTTGCCGGGAGTCTCAAGAAGATGGGGATCACCCATGATGTGCATATCATTGAGTTTGATAGGAGGGATGGGGGGATCTATGTCTACCGCAAGACAAGAAACGACTACAGTGGGGAGGATTTCACGATACGAGATCCCAAAACAGGCAGAGTAAAGATGAATAGAGCGGTAGCGAACAGGATAGGTGACTGGAAGCTTTCAGAGTTTTCTGAACTCATGGTGAAGCCTCTGGGGGGGAAACAGTGGGAGAAAACGACCGATTTCAGGCACTTTTCTGGTACCTTTCTGGAGGGTATTGAGTATGATGAGGAGGATGGGATGGACGAGATACTGGAAATGGGTCATCCAGGGCATTGA
- a CDS encoding STAS domain-containing protein, which translates to MVSAEPAGKGMVFSIVGNLDVLDSQSLEEMASSAFQAGCSFFVFDLSQVTYMHSSGASSLLAIQKLAQPKGVRMVLVSCHPNVKRTLQIIGLDGLFEMRDSLDEALASLS; encoded by the coding sequence GTGGTTTCTGCAGAACCTGCAGGAAAGGGGATGGTTTTTTCTATCGTGGGGAATCTGGATGTTTTGGATTCCCAGTCTCTGGAGGAGATGGCGTCTTCTGCTTTTCAGGCAGGATGTTCTTTTTTTGTATTTGATTTAAGTCAGGTGACGTATATGCATTCGAGCGGAGCGAGTTCGCTTTTGGCTATTCAAAAGTTAGCTCAACCGAAGGGTGTACGTATGGTTTTGGTTTCTTGTCATCCCAATGTTAAGAGAACTCTTCAGATTATTGGACTGGATGGTTTGTTTGAAATGAGGGACAGCCTTGATGAGGCACTCGCCTCTCTTTCGTAA
- a CDS encoding IS1634 family transposase, translating to MSRKLYQAKEEIDRWMARRTGELFTPQDKIILYDLTNLYFEGEKRDSEKARFGRSKERRNDAKLMALGLVTDTMGFIRYSHIYEGNIRDSKTLKKTIKDMEERYPSEGHCPVIVIDAGIATEENLRMLREQKRDYVCVSLAKMKDRHIAEIEEKGRRLTDRRGNEIFAQWVEVEGYEDRFLYIKSKGKALKEQSMEEELSKRYEEGLESIKRGIERKGGIKRIEKVYERLGRLKERYPSVNRLYEVKIKEKDGIATEIKWKRVEGVKVPGAYFIRTTLKGEDEETIWKIYNTLREIEGTFRVLKSDLKMRPVFHQKDIYSEAHIYGSILAYMVVNTIRQKLKAKGIRDDWSNIVRRMNTQKLITREMKTRTGRTIYIKKCSKPIVRVREIYHALNYKECPFFQKKSVLPKRENRKDESLDTS from the coding sequence GTGAGCCGAAAGCTTTATCAAGCCAAAGAGGAGATAGATCGATGGATGGCCAGACGCACTGGGGAGTTATTTACACCGCAAGACAAGATAATACTCTATGATCTAACGAATCTCTATTTTGAGGGGGAGAAGAGGGATAGTGAGAAGGCGAGGTTTGGTCGGAGCAAAGAGAGGCGTAATGATGCAAAGCTTATGGCATTGGGATTGGTGACAGACACGATGGGTTTCATCCGATACAGCCATATCTATGAAGGAAACATCAGGGACAGTAAGACTTTGAAGAAGACTATTAAAGACATGGAGGAGCGATATCCTTCGGAGGGTCACTGTCCTGTGATAGTAATAGATGCAGGGATAGCCACTGAGGAGAATCTCAGGATGTTACGGGAGCAAAAGAGGGACTATGTATGTGTATCCCTTGCGAAGATGAAAGACCGTCATATAGCTGAGATAGAGGAGAAGGGCAGAAGGCTTACAGACAGGAGAGGCAATGAGATTTTTGCCCAATGGGTAGAAGTTGAAGGATATGAAGACAGGTTTTTGTATATAAAGAGCAAGGGGAAGGCGCTCAAAGAGCAGAGCATGGAAGAGGAACTCTCAAAGAGGTATGAAGAGGGGCTGGAGTCTATCAAGCGGGGGATAGAGAGGAAGGGAGGGATAAAGAGGATAGAGAAGGTATATGAGAGGCTTGGGAGGTTAAAAGAGAGATACCCCTCGGTGAACCGTCTGTACGAGGTGAAGATAAAGGAGAAGGATGGGATAGCGACGGAGATTAAGTGGAAGAGGGTGGAAGGAGTGAAGGTGCCTGGGGCATACTTTATCCGCACCACCCTCAAGGGGGAAGATGAAGAGACGATATGGAAGATATACAACACATTGAGGGAGATAGAGGGAACATTCAGGGTATTGAAGAGTGATCTGAAGATGAGACCAGTGTTTCATCAAAAAGACATCTATTCAGAGGCACACATCTATGGGAGTATCCTTGCGTATATGGTTGTAAACACCATAAGGCAAAAGCTCAAGGCGAAGGGGATAAGAGATGATTGGAGTAATATAGTCAGGAGGATGAACACGCAGAAGCTTATTACCAGGGAGATGAAGACGAGGACAGGGAGGACGATTTACATAAAGAAATGCAGTAAACCCATCGTTCGTGTAAGGGAGATATATCATGCCCTGAACTATAAGGAATGTCCCTTCTTTCAGAAAAAATCCGTGTTACCTAAAAGGGAAAATCGAAAAGATGAAAGCCTTGATACATCTTAG
- a CDS encoding IS1595 family transposase yields the protein MEKDFFTLSENGAYQILEKALWPEGPICPRCKAKAHLLSCRLVYQCPKCGRQFSLKSQSIMRKSHLSPKIWLSAMFLVCQDGGINAVKLSKLLHISYKASWLLLQKLRSLMRLTTRHHTKSLRKLVKTFFFLSGIKRRQRKNFSPMQVVEIDADDTPSKLHIHLVDDVSSDWLSDFFGKLFRHTPVEKRTPWLSHLNDGLKNLLEDVYHYGCRKHMQRYLDEFCFRFNIEGVSSRLEELLRRLGKRRQLLPWKKLVAEGLILPIWA from the coding sequence ATGGAAAAGGATTTTTTCACACTCTCAGAAAACGGGGCCTACCAGATCCTCGAAAAAGCCCTCTGGCCAGAGGGACCTATTTGCCCACGGTGTAAGGCAAAGGCTCACCTTCTCTCGTGCCGGCTCGTGTATCAGTGTCCCAAGTGTGGCAGACAATTTTCCTTAAAAAGCCAGTCCATCATGCGAAAAAGTCACCTCTCGCCAAAAATCTGGCTTTCTGCCATGTTTCTTGTCTGCCAGGATGGTGGCATAAACGCCGTCAAACTCTCGAAACTTCTTCATATTAGCTACAAGGCAAGCTGGCTTCTTCTTCAGAAGCTACGAAGCCTTATGCGGCTTACCACTCGCCATCACACGAAATCCCTCCGAAAGCTTGTCAAAACCTTTTTCTTTCTCTCCGGCATCAAACGCCGCCAAAGAAAAAACTTTTCTCCCATGCAGGTTGTCGAAATTGATGCGGATGATACCCCTTCTAAACTTCACATTCATCTTGTGGATGATGTGAGTAGCGATTGGCTTTCAGACTTTTTTGGCAAGCTTTTCCGCCACACGCCCGTAGAAAAAAGAACGCCGTGGCTTTCCCACCTTAACGATGGGTTGAAAAACCTTCTTGAAGACGTCTATCACTATGGTTGTCGAAAGCACATGCAGCGCTATCTTGATGAATTCTGTTTTCGGTTTAACATCGAGGGGGTTTCTTCCAGGCTTGAAGAGCTTTTAAGAAGGCTTGGCAAACGTCGCCAGCTTCTCCCGTGGAAAAAGCTTGTTGCTGAAGGGCTTATTCTTCCCATCTGGGCGTAG
- a CDS encoding NADase-type glycan-binding domain-containing protein, whose translation MKQWWIGILYCLVVGMYATELKVKIGTGASSFLPGDPQPYWVYNLFDGRIDTCWAEGVKGDGSGTNGLWWEEGVGEVVAVGFYPIPNEDDPTPVDMVRIYNGYGKNSNVFEANRKIKRMGIEVTVYKKEGEEVEEKIYYRGKEVKDIETSVELSPGWNEIYLEKYGLPTQLLRIVFYINSTYPGTRYDDTCISEIEFFYQGQKYEIVNLEEIKKNTIKIFREDILSHIPTDELPHFISYDPSSRFAGSLKKMGITHDVHIIEFDRRDGGIYVYRKTRKDYSGEDFTIRDPKTGKKKMNREVANKIGEWKLSEFSELMVKPLGGKQWEKTTDFRHFSGTFLEGIEYDEEDGMDEILEMGHPGH comes from the coding sequence ATGAAACAGTGGTGGATAGGAATATTGTATTGTTTAGTAGTAGGGATGTATGCTACAGAGTTAAAGGTTAAAATTGGCACTGGCGCTTCTTCTTTTTTACCAGGTGATCCCCAACCCTACTGGGTGTATAACCTCTTTGATGGGAGAATTGATACCTGTTGGGCAGAGGGGGTAAAGGGGGATGGAAGTGGAACCAATGGTTTATGGTGGGAAGAGGGAGTAGGGGAAGTGGTAGCTGTTGGCTTTTACCCTATTCCCAATGAGGACGATCCTACTCCTGTTGATATGGTAAGGATATATAATGGCTATGGAAAAAATTCCAATGTTTTTGAGGCAAACCGAAAGATAAAAAGAATGGGAATTGAAGTTACAGTTTATAAAAAAGAGGGAGAAGAAGTTGAAGAAAAGATATATTACAGAGGAAAAGAAGTTAAAGATATAGAGACATCGGTGGAGTTATCTCCCGGCTGGAATGAGATCTATTTAGAGAAATATGGCTTACCCACCCAGCTCTTAAGGATAGTCTTTTACATTAACTCCACCTACCCCGGGACACGCTACGATGATACCTGCATAAGTGAGATAGAGTTTTTCTACCAGGGACAAAAGTACGAGATAGTGAACTTAGAGGAAATAAAAAAGAATACTATTAAAATTTTTCGAGAAGACATTTTATCCCACATTCCTACCGACGAATTGCCCCATTTTATCTCTTATGATCCCAGCAGTCGGTTTGCCGGGAGTCTCAAGAAGATGGGGATTACCCATGATGTGCATATCATTGAGTTTGATAGGAGGGATGGGGGGATCTATGTCTACCGCAAGACAAGAAAAGACTACAGTGGGGAGGATTTCACGATACGGGACCCCAAAACAGGCAAAAAGAAGATGAATAGAGAGGTAGCAAACAAGATCGGGGAATGGAAGCTTTCAGAGTTTTCTGAACTCATGGTGAAGCCTCTGGGGGGGAAACAGTGGGAGAAAACGACCGATTTCAGGCACTTTTCTGGTACCTTTCTGGAGGGTATTGAGTATGATGAGGAGGATGGGATGGACGAGATACTGGAAATGGGTCATCCAGGGCATTGA
- a CDS encoding SH3 domain-containing protein, translated as MKYFIILIMIILNIQKVYSEPSELQFFGTNGAIVITEGAILYKEPNIDSGLIEILPFLQGVAIITKTNINYSGTNQIWYYVDSGMQNQKEKPKVISNRVIPPTLKGWVQREDLAGWGDFKPVKKIQEMFITCHEVDGPPVYYRIYSNGTYKIRTEEKFYYSELVRIHLTGNIYRYRNVILLTGKTGEVANLFYYDDEEQLKGGSTWETEVLTDKSKFPKWAQSDKAPVLETYYILTGDNVNVRTKASTNSAVLFKLKKGTRVKFLERTEITIIGDRTGYWVYIDTGVKDKEGNTIKGWVLDLYLSPEIYYILTGDNVNVRSEASTNSAVLLKLKKGARVKLLERSDVTFTIGDRTGNWVYIDTGVKDKKGNTIKGWMVDIYLDEEE; from the coding sequence ATGAAATATTTTATTATATTGATAATGATAATATTAAATATACAGAAAGTTTATTCAGAACCGAGTGAATTACAATTTTTTGGAACCAATGGTGCTATAGTAATAACTGAGGGAGCAATATTGTATAAAGAACCAAATATAGATTCAGGTTTAATTGAAATCTTACCCTTTCTTCAGGGAGTAGCTATTATTACAAAGACCAATATCAATTATTCAGGAACAAATCAGATATGGTATTATGTTGACTCAGGTATGCAAAATCAAAAGGAAAAGCCAAAGGTAATATCCAATAGAGTTATTCCACCTACTTTAAAAGGCTGGGTTCAGAGGGAGGATCTTGCGGGATGGGGAGATTTTAAACCAGTAAAAAAGATACAGGAAATGTTTATTACCTGCCATGAAGTAGATGGTCCGCCTGTCTATTATCGTATTTACTCGAACGGAACATATAAAATTAGAACAGAAGAAAAATTTTATTACAGTGAACTAGTAAGAATTCACTTAACGGGCAACATTTATAGATATAGAAATGTGATACTATTAACGGGAAAAACAGGAGAGGTGGCAAATTTATTTTACTATGATGATGAAGAACAATTAAAAGGTGGTAGCACTTGGGAAACTGAAGTCCTCACAGACAAATCCAAATTCCCCAAATGGGCACAATCGGATAAAGCGCCTGTACTTGAAACATACTACATTCTCACCGGCGACAATGTAAACGTACGTACCAAAGCATCTACAAACTCAGCTGTACTATTCAAGCTAAAGAAGGGTACAAGGGTAAAATTTCTGGAGAGGACGGAGATTACAATCATTGGAGACAGGACAGGCTATTGGGTATATATAGACACGGGCGTAAAGGATAAGGAGGGTAATACCATAAAGGGCTGGGTACTAGATTTATATTTAAGTCCTGAAATATATTACATTCTCACCGGCGACAATGTAAACGTGCGTTCCGAAGCTTCTACAAACTCGGCTGTATTGCTAAAGCTAAAGAAGGGCGCAAGGGTAAAGCTACTCGAACGGTCGGACGTTACTTTTACGATTGGGGACAGGACGGGTAATTGGGTATACATAGACACAGGCGTTAAGGATAAGAAGGGTAATACTATTAAAGGCTGGATGGTGGATATCTATCTGGATGAGGAGGAGTAG
- a CDS encoding STAS domain-containing protein gives MVDVEKKDNITIIRVSGRLEINQALELEETINSRINQGEKFFIFDLGDVHYLSSSGIRVFIATMRQLKENNGRMILANLTPNVHKTLKIVELDGLFEIMGNVEDAVKVLKS, from the coding sequence ATGGTTGATGTAGAAAAAAAAGATAACATTACGATTATTCGTGTTTCGGGACGGTTAGAGATAAACCAGGCTCTAGAGCTTGAGGAGACCATTAATAGTCGTATCAATCAGGGAGAGAAATTTTTTATTTTTGATCTGGGGGATGTGCATTATCTCAGTTCCAGTGGTATTCGTGTTTTTATTGCCACGATGCGTCAGCTCAAGGAGAATAATGGGCGCATGATTCTTGCTAATCTTACTCCTAATGTTCATAAAACACTGAAGATTGTTGAACTGGATGGGTTGTTTGAGATCATGGGCAACGTCGAAGATGCTGTCAAGGTTTTGAAATCGTAG